A genomic region of Vitis vinifera cultivar Pinot Noir 40024 chromosome 7, ASM3070453v1 contains the following coding sequences:
- the LOC100259492 gene encoding ammonium transporter 3 member 1: MATTVPIAYQGNTSASVPDWLNKGDNAWQMISATLVGLQGIPGLMILYGGLVKKKWAVNSAFMTFYGFAAVILCWVSWAYRMSFGDQLLPFWGKAGAALGQKFLLKQAALPATTHHYKNGTVETAMITPFYPMASMVWFQGVFAAVAVILLAGAVLGRMNIRAWMVFVPLWLTFSYTVGAFSLWGGGFLFHWGVMDYSGGYVIHVSSGIAGFTAAYWVGPRSKRDRERFPPNNVLLMLAGAGLLWLGWAGFNGGDPYAANTDSSMAVLNTNICAATSLLVWTWLDVIFFKKPSVIGAVQGMITGLVCITPAAGLVQGWAAILMGILSGSVPWFTMMILHKRSTLLQHVDDTLGVLHTHAIAGYLGGILTGFFAEPELCSLFLPVTNSRGAVYGGSGGIQILKQIAGGAFIIAWNVVMTSIICIVVKLVVPLRMPEEELLIGDDAVHGEEAYALWGDGEKYDSSKHGFYSDDTQHQRPYSGATDAV; encoded by the exons ATGGCAACTACGGTGCCGATCGCCTATCAGGGCAATACGTCGGCATCAGTGCCGGACTGGTTGAACAAGGGCGACAACGCATGGCAGATGATATCGGCCACCCTTGTGGGCTTGCAGGGCATTCCGGGGCTGATGATACTGTACGGTGGGTTGGTGAAGAAGAAGTGGGCGGTGAACTCGGCCTTCATGACTTTCTACGGCTTCGCCGCGGTGATCCTCTGCTGGGTGAGCTGGGCCTATAGGATGTCCTTCGGCGACCAGCTCCTCCCCTTCTGGGGCAAGGCTGGGGCGGCGCTGGGGCAAAAGTTCCTGCTAAAGCAAGCGGCGCTGCCGGCGACAACGCATCACTATAAGAATGGCACGGTGGAAACAGCGATGATCACGCCATTTTATCCGATGGCGTCGATGGTATGGTTCCAGGGCGTGTTCGCGGCGGTGGCGGTGATTCTGTTGGCGGGGGCGGTGCTGGGGAGGATGAATATAAGGGCGTGGATGGTGTTTGTGCCGCTGTGGCTGACATTTTCCTACACTGTTGGGGCTTTCAGCTTGTGGGGTGGTGGCTTCTTGTTTCATTGGGGTGTCATGGACTACTCTGGTGGTTATGTCATTCATGTCTCATCTGGGATTGCTGGCTTCACTGCTGCTTACTGG GTGGGGCCAAGATCCAAAAGGGACAGGGAGAGGTTTCCACCAAACAATGTGCTGCTGATGCTTGCTGGGGCGGGGCTGCTGTGGTTGGGATGGGCAGGGTTCAACGGAGGAGACCCTTACGCAGCTAACACCGACTCCTCCATGGCAGTTCTCAACACCAACATCTGTGCCGCCACCAGCCTCCTCGTCTGGACCTGGCTTGATGTTATCTTCTTCAAGAAGCCTTCTGTCATTGGTGCTGTTCAGGGCATGATCACCGGCCTTGTCTGCATCACCCCTGCTGCAG GACTCGTTCAAGGATGGGCGGCCATATTAATGGGGATCCTCTCCGGCAGCGTTCCATGGTTCACCATGATGATCCTCCACAAGCGCTCCACTCTCCTCCAGCACGTCGACGACACTCTCGGAGTCCTCCACACCCACGCTATCGCCGGCTACCTCGGCGGCATCCTCACAGGATTCTTCGCCGAGCCTGAGCTCTGCAGCCTCTTCCTCCCCGTCACCAATTCCCGCGGCGCTGTCTACGGCGGCTCCGGCGGCATTCAGATCCTCAAGCAGATCGCCGGCGGCGCCTTCATCATCGCGTGGAACGTAGTGATGACTTCCATAATATGTATAGTGGTGAAGTTAGTGGTTCCGCTGAGGATGCCGGAGGAGGAGCTGCTGATCGGCGACGACGCCGTGCACGGGGAGGAAGCGTACGCCCTTTGGGGAGACGGAGAGAAGTATGATTCCTCGAAGCATGGGTTTTATTCTGATGATACTCAGCACCAGAGGCCTTACAGTGGAGCCACTGACGCGGTTTAG